TGAAATATAACTTGGTATATCCCATGTACGCTCGACAGGAATGGCATAAGCATCTTTGAAATTCTTGAGGCTATAAAAAGCAgaacatatgcaatataacatgggaatttaacatatgcaatataacatGCAATttaacatatgcaatataacatgggggggggggggggaaacgacacattaataaaatattaaaaaaaactaacctGATGAATTTCATTtgccaccatgtttaattaaaattgacacaattttctccatcaaatcaaatctaaactttttcaaccttcaattttaattgtttttccaaaaaaataaaaaaaatatgacagaatttgaatatatgaatatagttcaatttctggaaaaaaaatacaCGTTTATGGGAAGAAAgataacaaaatacaattttttaaggataaaaaatcaaaaataattaccATTAAAAACGGATTGAGATAATTAAGGTGCatatctataattaatatattttaaaatcccTTAAAAGGTGCACATTTTGTTATCAGTTAATAACAGTAACTACATTCAAGGAAATTAtccaattttaattattcattttttaattttatttttcatcctatttagaataaatatttacaatattttaatttaaaaaaatgctataagttgatatattaaatgttatagaaTGAAAATCAAACTCTTATGTCATAACTTGAGAATATGACTACATAATatgctatatacctaatttacacttaaaaaaaataggaggaAAAATATGTTGGTCAATTGCCTTATTTAGACCAAAATTAATAATGATTTATAAGACATTGACTGGATATTAACATCATTTAATATGACAAATATAGAAGATAATATGAAAACTTCTTTGTGAGATACCAgaattatttttcaacattatGTGTAAACACAttgtcaaatttaaataaaaccttcattcaatttcttttttcataaatcCACAAGCATCAATCtagcaaaaatattaaaattatttaccaTCTCAAATAGTGTCGATATTTTCATATGTGAGTTTAATAAGAAGAACTTTTTCATTCTAAGAACTTGAGTAATATAGAATCACCACCATATATAAAAtcattcttcatttttcaatttgGGTGTAGAACACAAAATAATGTTAGTTAGCATAAAATTGCTTACTAGCATTGAAATTATCTAGTACCCAATCTTCCACTTTCACATATTAGCCATAAAATTCACTTGAAAAATTACCACATAATTTGCATCATCCGCTTAGTCACATTTACTTTTTACTTAGAGGACTATCATTTCTCCCGATCTTCTCTATTGATGGGTATTAATGGCTTAGTTCTTCCGACAGGAATTTACTTAAAATATAGACATATAGTTTTGTTACATTCCttattaacatgaatataaagattcaattattttccacaaatcatttttttgtgGTTTATTTCTCTCCGTAGGACGCTTTCATCCATAAGCAAACTCCATTGAATCGATCGCAAAATTCAGATGCCAAAGTATTCAACTTGTGaatcaaaatgaaaattaagagatcaaacaaaataaatcaaataaaataataagaaagatATGACTTCTCTTTACTTATAGTCGTAAGCACGATGAGGTCATCTCTCTAAGAAGTCATAGAGGATCCACTTGTCTCCATACCCAAATCAATTTGACCTTCTTCATTACTATTCTCCGTAAGATAAAATGGAAATAGCCTTAAGATTGTCGAAAATATCTTACGAAAAATGCCTTCATCACGAACACTTGTACTGAATTAATCAAACCTTATGCTTCACCGCGAACTTTTGTAGGAGTTGCTCATAGCTTGAGGCGTGTCGAGAGACACTATCCTTAAGGATATTTCACCTGGTATGGGTGTATCCCCCATGATGCAACAAGCTCTTCTAGTATTAAATTAGGAGCCAgaaattaacaaatatttaaaaaataaaactcagCATATCAATAGAATTTAGGAGAAAAGATTACTTTAAAATGTATATTGTTTTTTATCTCTTCTTGCTCTTCTCTGTAAGAACACAATAGGAAGATATACATATCCAAAAATAGTTATCCACCAACGGTCAAAATAATTAGAGTCAGAAAGGTTGTTTAAGAAGATTAAAGGCAATATATTGAAGACCAATAAGGAGAAAATATATGTTAGCCAATTTCCATATTTAGACCAAAATTAATAATGATTTATAAgacaaataattgtatattaacaTCCATTTAATATGTCAAATACAGAAGATAATATGAACACTTATTTTTGAGATACTAGAATTATTTTTCCAATAGTGCAACCCTAGTGTTGTATTAGTTTGAAATTTAGTCCAACTCTTTTGATATATTGTCATTGTTGTTAAGGTGCAATTCTAAAGTTATTTTGATGAACTTTTTGTGTTGTTTTGACGCATTGTTGTGCTCTGCTGTGATTTTGGTAAAGTTTTGCTAAAATTTTAATGTGGTTCTAGTTCAAATCTAATGTAGTTTTGATTCTTCGGGTGTTAGTATATACAAGAGACTCaacattttattaattgaaataCTTATCATGAAATATATTTGTCCTAACTAGCTttaattttagggaaaatgacagaaattccacctttaagttctcttattatcattatcccctATTAGTTTACATATTCCCcaaatttctcattttcatgcatcagattaatgtatcaacgcatcaaattaatgtatatcGCGCATCAGATTATTGTTCTCGCCACcatattagtgtatcatgtataaaatgcaCATCAGATTggtgtattatatataaaatgtaatgtatcttacttaataattaatgtatctcgcacataaatattaatgtattagcgcttatattattgtatcagtttGAGGAATTcatgtaattataaatttataagaaaaaaatggtaattttaccttaaaagtatgtgatttctgTCCTTTGCccttaattttattcatatcatagtgaagaaatttatatttcatcttcAAAGTATATTGACCAATGTGTAATACTTTATCTTTATAATGTATGGTATATTTACACCATCACACATAATATCAAAAACTTTCAAGCCAACTTCTCaacaaattgaaattaaaatatattacatattaaATCCATTACATCACAAAACTAAAAAGATACATTTTCCTATAcaatgacaaaaatatatgcTTCTTTCGAGCTTACTAATTACATCGCAAATAAGAAAGATAGAATACTTGAATTTTACCCAATTTGTTTCTCTTCAACTTCCATGCTTCTCTAAATTCTCTTGTGCTTCTTCGAGCTTACTAATATTTAGAATGTATTCGTCATAATTGGAGCAAGTAGAATAGACTAAGGCAAAATGATAACTGAAACAATTGATTTATCACCTTGTGTGCAATAAACTTTCATTCATATAAACATGACCTCAATATGCATAGAATCCTCCTCGAGTCTAAAAAATCTATCGCAAAGGACATCGAAGAAGACTCGATGACGATAATGAGTACTttgattcataaaaataaaaaaatgcaaaGATTATTACTTGAGTGCTACCATCTCACCTCACTATTTTGACCCGATACACATAGACCGCCATATCTCATTAAAACATATGACAATTACAAATACTTCCTTACCTTAGTTGGTGACCATAGTAGAGAGGTGTAAAATCAATGCACTTAGTGTGATCCAAGCCTTTGTATTCATGATTGAGAACCATTTTGACACTACAATCAAAGTTATCAAATCAAACAATGAATTGGGTTCTCGAACAATGAGGCCAATTCATTCTTTCAATCCAAAGGGATTATACACCAGAAAACTTGCCCAcacacaccacaacaaaatgttGTGatggaaagaaagaacaaatatCTACTTGAGACTGCTAGGGCCTTGTTATTTCAATCTAAACTTCCAACTAGATACTGAGGTGAGTGTATTTTAAAAGCCACCTACATCATCAAATGATGCCCTCACCAATTGTACACAATAAATCTCCCATTGAAGTGTGCACCAAGTTGCACCATCATATTCTCATTTGAGAAGCTTTAGTTGCCTATGCTATCCTACCACACCAAAGGTCCATAGAACTAAATTTGATCCCAAGACCAGCCCTCATGTCTTCATAGGGTATACATCTAACAACGAAGGATATAAAGTGTTGAATATAGCCTCTAATAAGGTTAATATATCCAGGGATGTAATATTTCATGatacaatttttcctttctctttGACACCTGATACTACCACCTTCCCTACTACTCCTTTTTATTATTCCATCATTCCTCCTTCATATTCTAATATTAGTATTGCACCTCTCTAAGGACATCTGCACTGGACATTGTGATCCTAGACTATGTGATGTTTCCAATCCAAGTGTAAATCCTGATAATTCTAACTCTTTTGATACCCTGAACATGCCTTCCATGAATTCTACATTTTCTAATGCTGAACAGGTTCCATAAACCTTCTACATCAAATCCTCAATCTGTACTCAAAAGGTCCACACCACAAACCACCATCATATTTAAAAGACTACATCCTCCATGTTCCTCAGACCTCCTCCACTTCCCTTTCTGCATCTTACCAGCACACCAACCATATTGCTCCTGAAGACTTGTTGCCTTCTAGTCGGTCTTTTGTGATGAATCTTTCTTATGATTGTGATTCCTCATCTTATAAACAAGAATCAATGGACCCTGCCTGGCAAACAACCATGACACAAGAGTTAGTGCATTGCATGACAGCAATATAGGGGATTTAGTACCTTTACCCATTGGCAAGAAGCCTATTGGGTGTAAATGGGTGTATAAGACCAAACATAGAGCATATGGTAGTAAAGAAAGGCTCAAGGGTAGGCTGATAGTGAAAGGTTATACACAACATGTTGGGATTGATTACAATGGAACATTTTCTCCATTTGTCAAAATGACAACAGGGCTGTACTTACAACTCAACCAAGAATCACTGGGAATTTTTTTAGTTGGATGTTAACAATGCATTTCTCCATGGAGAATTGCATGAAGAAGTATATATGGATATTCCTCAAGGGATGGATACAGCTCAGGGTGTGGACACAGGTTGTTCTAGGATTGTTTGCAAGTTGAATAAGTCCTTGTATGACTTCAAGCAAGGTAGTAGACAATGGGATGCAAGAGTGACTGATGTCCTCACCTCTAGAGGTTATACTCACTCCATGAATGATTATTCCCTGTTCCATACGAAATCAGGTTCATCTATTGTTTTTGTGGTTGTTTCTGCGGATGATGTATTGGTTATGGGCACTGATCTGGTCGAAATTaataacttgaaatattttctaCATGATACCTTCAAAAACAAAGACCTAAGAAAGTTGCACTACTTAGATTGGAGGTTCCATACAAACATGATGGCATACTTATATCTCAGAGAAAGTTTTCACTAGACCTGCTCAAGGAGCATTACTGCACTCAGTTTACACCATTCTCTTCTCCTTTTCATTCTTTGATTATATTAAGGGTTGATGAAAGCCCTCTGTTATCAGATCCTTCATATTATCAAAAACTCATTGGTAAGCTAAACTTCCTCAACAGTACAAGACTTGACATTGCTTATGGAGTTCAACACCTTATCCAGTTCATGCATGCACCCCGAGAACCATATCTACAGGCAGTATTTAACATGTTGAGGTACCTTAAATTGGATATAACTTTGGCATTTTTATGTCTAATTCAGATGACTACACTGTTCATATTTTTGTGATTAAGATTGGGCCTCATGCCCTGATTCCAGAAAATTTGTTACCGGGTATATAGTTTTGCTGGGTGACAATTCTGTGAGTTGGAAGTCAAAGAAGCAAAAAACAATATCCCTCTCTTCAGTTGAGGCTGAATACAAATCCCTTAGGAGAGTCGTTGGTGAGTTGATTTGGTTACTGAGACTGTTTAGTGAGTTGATTGTCCCCCTTGTATGTCCATTTTCAGTGTTTTGTGATAGCCAATTTGCCCTACTCATTGCCCAGAACTCTATTTTTCATGAGCGTACTAAGCATATTGAAATCGTCTGCCATTTCGTACGCACTAAACTCCAAGAGGGGCTCATCACTCTACACTATGTACACAATGATCATCAGTTGGCGGATATACTCACTAAAACTCTCACTCTGTATTGTTCAAGGTGACAGTGGTTACATCCCCTCCAACTTGAGGGCGGTACTGAGACTTAAGATTGtattttttagttaatattGTAGAAGTTAGTTAATACTATACAAGTTTGCTAAATAGTTATTTAGAGTTGTTAATTCATTACTTAGATATTTAACCATAGATCATGTATAAATAGGCATGTTGTATTCATTTTGTAGAACTACTTTTCATAATGAGAATCCAAAGCACTTTGCCCTTTCTTCTCTGTGAGCATTGTTGTAGCAGCATTCCATCCATCATAAATGGTGTTTGTCAAGCTCAAGTAGCTCGAATTAACAATTATTATAAGAAGCTTTTATTATTCTTGGAAAGAACCCCTTCcattattattttgttcattaCATCTCAATGATATAGTGGATGTACACTACATGTAGAAAATGAAATGTGAGAGACTaggatcatttttatttttgttattcttcaaatatataatattcttaatctaaataatattaaatacaaagtatttatatgttttaatattcctttaattttatttatattttagttaacCTTTTAATATTATTCTAAAAGGGACTCTCTCcgtccatttttatttgtcatgtcgTTTTTCGAAATTCAATTTGACTAATCTGCAAAGTAAATttgattacattaatttgatattttaaacaaaaaatttagatattcaaaaactatatgaaaaatactacaaattgcaattttttgcatatcaatatgataaaaatacatcttaaaatgttagtcaaagttcttgactctaaaaatagaaaccatgacaaacaataaTGGACGGAGGAAGTAAAAagcaaaaattatgaatttttggattcTTGATATTAATTCTGAATTCACATAAGAACATAAGAATGAAATGTACTTTTATCGAGAAAAGACGAAGAAGAAACATACATACATCATGTTGAAGCAAATTATCTTGAAGGAATATTACAAAATGATCCAAGCCACtatggttaaaataatttatcttattatttcatGATGTTATTTAGTGTAATAGtaaataagtatataaataaataaaaggatcTTTCAATATAGGTAGCGTTATAACTCTACCCCCATATtataaaaagagaagaatatgGGATGGTTAttaaatacatacaagttaattaagaaaattaacgTATGTAATTATTACTAAGGATGaattaattagaatttaattatactttttattttgtgtttgtcAAATATAAGTTACTACTTGACTCATGTAGATTTATTCAAACTTGTTGCTGAATTAAATGTAGGACTTAAATCTCATGTCCCTTGCAAAAGAgctttttacaaaaataaattaaaaagaagaagaagataatttCTCTCAATTGAGAtggtaattatatatattccaATGCATAATATTCTTCTTGATATTTCttctttgttgttattgttaatttcacttaattatttttcaggATCTTTTACTTATGATAGCAATTTCTTGTGCATATGGAGTAATTTTGTGTTGCCCCCTACTTTTTTCCGGTATAGTACCCTTcattctttgttttccttttaacCATTTTGGTATTAGTTATATAAaggaaattaataattaaaaatataacttatacaACTCATTTCTATGTCCCTAGGCCCTTTTCAATCTTCATAATGAAAATTGAATCGTTAGTTACTGATTGTTCCAGATAAAGGAAGCTGATGACAGGAACTGTCTAACTGATCAATATCTGACGTGTTATTGTGTTTCTTACTAATTTTATTATTGCTTATGTTTTCCTTTAGGAAATGGAGTAGACGGGATGACTTATAATTACAATGCTAGTATTGAAGTAACAACTTAtacttctattttttgttttttgttttttaattttttttaacacatactatattaaattttataacctTATTAAATATAGTTTTTCATGATATTATTATCAGTGCTTGGCTGAACCTCAACATGTTCAATATAAAGGAGGAACGTTGATAAATCCAAAATTTGACCTAGGATTGCATGGATGGGAAGGTATGGGAGGTGCCAAAATTGAAATTAGAAAATCTTTCTCAAGAAACAACTTCATGGTTGCCTATAATAGGAATGAGTATAATGCAaccttttctcaaaaaatattcaTGGAAAAGGGGTACTATTATACATTTTCAGGTATTTattcaataatatataatttacatatacGTTAATTATTTGGTTAGTTGGTTGGTTATTCTGAACTAtacttttttgacttttttttctccaataGCTTGGGTTAGGGTTAGTGAAGGAACAGAGACAACCGTGTCTGCTGCAATAATAACTAAAGAAAATTCAAAGAGAGTTATTGCCTCTGGAAATGCTTATCCTGGTTGTTGGACCATGCTTAAAGGAGGCTTTCAACCAGAATTTCCTCTTCCAACAGAGTTGTATTTTGTAGTAAGTCCATAATtattacatttatatttttttaagtgtttcatttttatcattaaaatatcaattttctaGAAGTAAATTTACTTGTTCTTTTTAAAGTATTATATTGCGGATTAACAAAAATACCATCAAGTGACTAACATAAGCTTCTCTATATGAAACTTGatttaattataatgatttCTTTAGTTTCAAGAGCTTTAACCTAGTCTCTAGGGTAACTGGGCGGGTTGGGTTAAATTTAGGCGGGTTAAAATGGGTCAAGATTCACCCAATCCACATTTGTTTGGGCCTAAATGAGTTAGGTCAAAATAGGTTGACTCAAAATGGGTTAGGTAACGGGTCATGACTCAATCCGCTCAATTTTTACCAAGTCTTAATAGCTTTATTTGCAATTTTATAAGCTTTTAATACCTGagtaaatcatttttttctttattataactatatacatataaaataaaataaaaagtattttttaaaattattttgacaaaatttctcaaaaatcaatttgggTTACATATCAACCCAATTTTTAATGGGTTGAGAGTTAACTTAACAAATGGACGGATCAATAAGCAATCCAAATCAAAAAGGATTTGGTAGATTTGGGTTTGATTTTGCCACCCCAACTGTTCCCTAAAATATACcactaaaaatagataattacaAAAGTAGGTCAGTTTTGATCCTACCTCAACAAATTAAAGAACTTATATATTCACTACATGCATAGAACTTGAGATTCTTCTCCCCTACACTACTTACCCCACATAATTGTTCTTGCAATTTTTGTAACATGGTACAAATTTGGGATCATAACGAGTTTTTCACCtctgaatataattattattgacatgtaataattattttgttattaattatcTTCCAGTGTTACAATAAGACAGCTGACTTTTGGGTGGATAATGTTTCCTTAAAAGAATTCAACAAAACAGAATGGCATCAACACCAACAGAGAGCCATTACAAGGGTAAGTTATATAATACTCTCTTCTTACTCACTCTATCCATCCACTTTTAATTTCCACTAtatttttcgaaagtcaatttcattaacaaaattagattatttcgatattttaagcaaaaaattaagatattcaaacaatatactaaaaatatcGTAAAATGTCAATCAAAAAGGAAACCATGGTGATTAAAAATGAATGGATGGagtattttatcacaattagcTACTTATCAATTTACATCTAACTATTTTTTATTGGATTTCAGGTAAGAAAGAGGAAAATAGTGTTAGCTATAAAGGACAAACTAGGAAAACCGATCCATGGAGTAAAAGTAAACATCAAGTTTACAAAACCATATTTCCATATTGGTTGTGGTGTTACTGATACACTATTACAACACAAGAAATACCAAGAATGGTTTCTTAAAAAAGGTTTTACAGCAAGTGTATTCACAAATCAAATGAAATGGTACTGGACAGAAAGTCGAAGAGGAATCGAAAACTACACAATACCAGATGCCATGTTCCAATTCttcaagaataataatatagCAATAAGAGGACATACTGTTCTATGGGATAAACCAAAAATGAATCAATATTGGTTACATGACATGACACCTAAAGAGCTTTTGGCTACAGCAATAAGACGTATCGCGTCTATAATGGCGCGTTACtcaaatgatatttttgaatGGGATGTTGTGAATGAGAACTTACACTTCAAGTTTTATGAAGATAAGATTGGAGCACAGGCATCTGGGATGTTTTATCACATAGCTCATGTAATTGATCCGAATGCAACGttatatttgaatgaatttaATAGCCTTGAAATTCCAGGAGATCTATATGCAGGTccacataagtatataaataaatggAGAGAGATTAGATTATATCCAGGAAATGAAAATTTGACTATAGGATTTGGATTGCAAGCACACTTTGGTTTAGGAAAACCATTGATGCCATACATACGAGCTGTACTTGATTTATTCAGTGAAACTAAAATGCCTATTTGGTTAACTGAAATGGATGTTCCTAACAATGCAAATCaggtatgtatatatatatatatatatattgttctcTTTTTCATCCCATGAATGAAAGTTTGACGTTTTAGGTGAAAGttgtttaaattataaaattataagtccaaaattaattctttatatattcaaatagtatatatatttcGTACTAGAGGTATTGAGATTGACGGAAACCATTTATTGTATGTTATATCAACCAgtattactatttttaatatgCACATTTggtttaattatataaaatgtttaaaaaaatgcataagtagCCCCAATCTATGCCCAAAGTCCCATAgaaacacttatattatactaaggttctattatctcctgaacttattttgtCAATAATgttctaccccttttcagcctacgtggcactagcttgaaaaaaatgtcaacacacATTGAGCTCagaagatagtgccacgtaagcccaaaagggatagaaaattatttataaaaaataagttaaaggGGTAATAGggctttagtatagtataagtgtgtctctgagatttcgggcataggttgaaactacttatgcattttccctaaaaattAC
The DNA window shown above is from Solanum lycopersicum chromosome 11, SLM_r2.1 and carries:
- the LOC138339541 gene encoding endo-1,4-beta-xylanase 5-like; its protein translation is MDLLLMIAISCAYGVILCCPLLFSGNGVDGMTYNYNASIECLAEPQHVQYKGGTLINPKFDLGLHGWEGMGGAKIEIRKSFSRNNFMVAYNRNEYNATFSQKIFMEKGYYYTFSAWVRVSEGTETTVSAAIITKENSKRVIASGNAYPGCWTMLKGGFQPEFPLPTELYFVCYNKTADFWVDNVSLKEFNKTEWHQHQQRAITRVRKRKIVLAIKDKLGKPIHGVKVNIKFTKPYFHIGCGVTDTLLQHKKYQEWFLKKGFTASVFTNQMKWYWTESRRGIENYTIPDAMFQFFKNNNIAIRGHTVLWDKPKMNQYWLHDMTPKELLATAIRRIASIMARYSNDIFEWDVVNENLHFKFYEDKIGAQASGMFYHIAHVIDPNATLYLNEFNSLEIPGDLYAGPHKYINKWREIRLYPGNENLTIGFGLQAHFGLGKPLMPYIRAVLDLFSETKMPIWLTEMDVPNNANQAVYLEEIMREAFSHPGVEGIIVWAPWKPGINCTSLCLMDDNFNNTAAGDIVDKLMREWRTPEQNGKTNSQGLYRYDGFLGDYNVVLYDPHSLNKVSRQIKITNKDPNKIVIPISI